One genomic window of Eggerthella timonensis includes the following:
- the metG gene encoding methionine--tRNA ligase — translation MSKGTYSFTTPIYYVNAAPHLGTAYTTIAADTVARYQRMNGYDVAFVTGMDEHGQKVADTAAAKGMTPQAWCDSMEPAFREAWDMLGITYTDFVRTTEPRHAVTVQKFWQDLYDKGWCYKGSYEGWYCVHEETYYAESDLEKNEEGQLVCPDCKRPVQKAGGEENWFFKLSEFGDKLLAFYEENPDFIRPETRKNEIVSFVKSGLKDLSISRSTFDWGVPLPFDEGHVAYVWADALLAYLTGIGYGDEGERAGEFDERWPMQYHFVGKDITRFHCVIWPAMLMAAGMPITHTVFGHGFLLTKGEKMSKSKGNGLLPADLCKVFGVDAYRYYFMSDVQFGADGSISMERMVQVYNADLANTWGNLCSRVFNMTKKYFDGLVPEVPAETRAKENPLRAISDELYAEYDAALGAADFTRAAAAVQKLAGRVNLYVEESAPWNLAKSEETAAELAEVIYNALEAIRIIALYMAPLMPFTSAEVFRRLSLGDVTAVTDIEAATAWGQLPAGNPVEIGDPLFPRLDMDAVDLSMA, via the coding sequence ATGTCAAAGGGAACCTACTCGTTCACCACCCCCATCTACTACGTCAACGCGGCCCCGCACCTCGGCACGGCGTACACCACCATCGCCGCCGATACCGTGGCGCGCTACCAGCGCATGAACGGCTACGATGTCGCGTTCGTCACGGGCATGGACGAGCACGGCCAGAAGGTGGCCGACACGGCCGCCGCCAAAGGCATGACCCCGCAAGCCTGGTGCGACTCCATGGAGCCTGCGTTCCGCGAGGCGTGGGACATGCTGGGCATCACGTACACCGACTTCGTGCGCACCACCGAGCCGCGCCACGCCGTCACGGTGCAGAAGTTCTGGCAGGACCTCTACGACAAGGGCTGGTGCTACAAAGGCAGCTACGAGGGCTGGTACTGCGTGCACGAGGAGACGTACTACGCCGAGAGCGACCTCGAGAAGAACGAGGAGGGGCAGCTCGTGTGCCCCGACTGCAAGCGTCCCGTGCAGAAGGCGGGCGGCGAGGAGAACTGGTTCTTCAAGCTGTCCGAGTTCGGCGACAAGCTGCTCGCGTTCTACGAGGAAAACCCCGACTTCATCCGTCCCGAGACGCGCAAGAACGAGATCGTCTCGTTCGTGAAGAGCGGCCTGAAGGACCTCTCCATCAGCCGTTCCACGTTCGACTGGGGCGTGCCGCTGCCGTTCGACGAGGGGCATGTGGCCTACGTGTGGGCCGATGCGCTGCTGGCCTACCTCACCGGCATCGGCTACGGCGACGAGGGCGAGCGCGCCGGCGAGTTCGACGAGCGCTGGCCCATGCAGTACCACTTCGTGGGCAAGGACATCACGCGCTTCCACTGCGTCATCTGGCCGGCCATGCTCATGGCGGCCGGGATGCCCATCACCCACACGGTGTTCGGCCACGGCTTTTTGCTCACGAAGGGCGAGAAGATGTCGAAGTCGAAGGGCAACGGGCTTTTGCCGGCCGACCTGTGCAAGGTGTTCGGCGTGGACGCGTACCGCTACTACTTCATGAGCGACGTGCAGTTCGGCGCCGACGGTTCCATCTCCATGGAGCGCATGGTGCAGGTGTACAACGCCGATCTGGCGAACACCTGGGGCAACCTCTGCAGCCGCGTGTTCAACATGACGAAGAAGTACTTCGACGGCCTGGTGCCCGAGGTGCCCGCCGAGACGCGGGCGAAGGAGAATCCGCTGCGCGCGATCTCCGACGAGCTGTACGCCGAATACGACGCCGCTCTGGGCGCCGCCGACTTCACTCGCGCCGCCGCTGCGGTGCAGAAGCTGGCCGGTCGCGTGAACCTCTACGTGGAGGAGAGCGCGCCGTGGAACCTCGCGAAGAGCGAGGAGACCGCAGCCGAGCTGGCCGAGGTCATCTACAACGCGCTTGAGGCCATCCGCATCATCGCGCTGTACATGGCGCCGCTCATGCCGTTCACGTCGGCCGAGGTGTTCCGTCGCCTGTCGCTGGGCGACGTGACTGCCGTGACCGACATCGAGGCGGCCACGGCTTGGGGCCAGCTGCCCGCCGGCAACCCGGTGGAGATCGGCGACCCCCTGTTCCCGCGCCTGGACATGGACGCCGTCGATTTGTCGATGGCGTAA
- a CDS encoding lipase family protein — translation MQTNPVRRFASVLGSLLGCFLLIALFMVQLRYMGYESGLVPVAHADTSVDVAYASPSPRSTVTAEYCSEVVAALDPANPSGRTSTQMTFDDSWFFHDARTYQHDLATACSVLAAVCNSESQYYDGVAGSVPYAERTLGALGFHDVRTESYAMRSSILDEVSSLLVGSSDVAAYTLASKTIASEQDGQPVTLLFVGIRGTYGAEWLSNFNFFGQSAGEADHRGFKAAEEEVEEALRSYAHELGVDPAHTRILITGHSRGGAIANLLAADLDVPEDDVSALAPSSGIYAYTFAAPCATRATDRHDEAFGNIFNVVNEADVVTQLPLSSWGFGRYGSKVTLPSASSVGFDDSYAVVQTAYERNTGYALGCDEDALAALSAFGSTASNHVPTLDVLASPLGIMGAVQSFIGLDLSDALTAHYPDTYIAWMQAGSAHAVVA, via the coding sequence ATGCAGACGAATCCCGTGCGACGTTTCGCCTCGGTGCTCGGCTCCCTGCTCGGATGCTTCCTCCTCATCGCCCTGTTCATGGTGCAGCTGCGCTACATGGGTTACGAGTCGGGGCTCGTTCCCGTGGCGCACGCCGACACGAGCGTCGACGTCGCGTACGCGTCGCCGAGCCCGCGCAGCACCGTCACCGCCGAATACTGCAGCGAAGTGGTGGCCGCCCTCGACCCGGCCAACCCCTCGGGACGCACGTCCACGCAGATGACGTTCGACGACTCCTGGTTCTTCCACGATGCCCGCACCTACCAGCACGACCTGGCCACGGCCTGCTCCGTGCTGGCGGCGGTATGCAATTCCGAATCGCAGTACTACGACGGCGTGGCCGGGTCGGTGCCTTACGCCGAGCGGACGCTGGGCGCGCTCGGGTTCCACGACGTGCGCACCGAGTCGTACGCGATGCGCAGCAGCATCCTCGACGAGGTCAGCTCGTTGCTGGTGGGGTCGAGCGACGTGGCCGCGTACACGCTGGCCAGCAAGACCATCGCCTCCGAGCAGGACGGACAGCCCGTCACGCTGCTGTTCGTGGGCATCCGCGGCACGTACGGCGCGGAATGGCTCAGCAACTTCAACTTCTTCGGGCAAAGCGCAGGCGAAGCCGACCATCGCGGGTTCAAAGCCGCCGAGGAGGAGGTCGAGGAAGCCCTGCGCTCCTATGCGCATGAGCTGGGCGTCGACCCGGCCCATACGCGCATCCTCATCACGGGACACAGCCGCGGCGGGGCCATCGCGAATCTGCTGGCCGCCGATCTCGACGTGCCCGAAGACGACGTCTCGGCGCTGGCGCCCTCGTCGGGCATCTACGCCTACACGTTCGCCGCCCCGTGCGCCACACGCGCGACCGACCGGCACGACGAGGCGTTCGGCAACATCTTCAACGTGGTGAACGAGGCGGACGTCGTCACGCAGCTGCCGCTCTCTTCATGGGGCTTCGGTCGCTACGGCTCCAAGGTCACGCTGCCGAGCGCTTCGAGCGTCGGCTTCGATGACTCGTACGCCGTCGTGCAGACCGCCTACGAACGCAACACCGGTTACGCGCTGGGATGCGACGAGGACGCGTTGGCCGCGCTGAGCGCGTTCGGGTCGACGGCGTCCAACCACGTGCCCACCCTCGACGTACTGGCCAGCCCGCTCGGCATCATGGGCGCCGTGCAGTCGTTCATCGGCCTCGACCTGTCGGACGCGCTCACCGCCCACTACCCCGATACGTACATCGCCTGGATGCAGGCCGGCTCCGCGCACGCCGTCGTCGCTTGA
- a CDS encoding GIY-YIG nuclease family protein: MKTDRRKELRDAYKNRRPDMGVVELRCLATGERFLGTTRDAAKELNSLRAKLDGGGHPNRQLQQLWNGHGEDGFAFAVVDTLEYDDPEEVTADDLDALRELLLADDPAARKIWK; the protein is encoded by the coding sequence ATGAAAACCGACCGACGCAAAGAATTGCGTGATGCATACAAGAACCGCCGCCCCGACATGGGCGTGGTGGAACTGCGCTGCCTCGCCACGGGCGAGCGCTTCCTGGGCACCACCCGCGACGCGGCCAAGGAGCTCAACAGCCTGCGAGCCAAGCTGGACGGAGGCGGGCACCCGAACCGCCAGCTGCAGCAGCTGTGGAACGGGCACGGCGAAGACGGCTTCGCGTTCGCCGTGGTGGACACGCTCGAGTACGACGATCCGGAAGAGGTGACCGCCGACGATCTCGACGCGCTGCGCGAGCTGCTGCTGGCCGACGATCCCGCCGCCCGCAAGATCTGGAAGTGA
- a CDS encoding helix-turn-helix transcriptional regulator: MIKLPSLGFDDVHDNDGELELCNRLKAARAEAGLSQLELAQLVGVSRQTISSIETGLFNPTAKLALVLCIALDKKFEDLFYFE; this comes from the coding sequence ATGATCAAACTACCGTCCCTCGGGTTCGACGACGTGCACGACAACGACGGCGAGCTCGAGCTGTGCAACCGGTTGAAAGCGGCGCGCGCCGAGGCGGGGCTCTCGCAGCTCGAGCTCGCGCAGCTCGTTGGCGTGTCGCGCCAGACCATCTCGTCCATCGAGACGGGGCTGTTCAACCCCACGGCGAAGCTCGCCCTCGTCCTATGCATCGCGCTCGACAAGAAGTTCGAGGACCTGTTCTACTTCGAATAA
- a CDS encoding DUF6442 family protein, with translation MDKDEILEKNRRDNGNVDERFKLMQWRASYVMVTVMLVVWAPLFVWDSLHGQSTDVSFAIVMSGVAAMNFYQYYQLRYKTALGVGILVTLAVLGMIVHHVLATM, from the coding sequence ATGGACAAGGACGAGATCCTCGAGAAAAACCGCCGCGACAATGGGAACGTGGACGAACGGTTCAAGCTGATGCAGTGGCGAGCAAGCTACGTCATGGTCACGGTGATGCTGGTGGTGTGGGCGCCGTTGTTCGTGTGGGATTCCCTTCACGGCCAGAGCACGGACGTGTCGTTCGCCATCGTCATGTCGGGCGTTGCGGCCATGAACTTCTACCAGTATTACCAACTTCGCTACAAAACAGCGCTTGGGGTGGGCATCCTGGTGACGCTCGCGGTTCTCGGCATGATCGTCCACCACGTCCTCGCCACGATGTAG
- a CDS encoding alpha/beta hydrolase, whose protein sequence is METNDPASSPETVDAAARRGKPRTLVVVLVALGILLCVLAAAFLAYASDSYHDLDANHRNLVSTETLPVQQGDGYLAFGDPNAEIGLVFYPGAKVEYSAYAPLMRDLAERGYLAVVVQMPFNFAFFDINAADRVRADFPAVETWWVGGHSLGGSMAAQYAADHADDGALDGLVLLGSYSASDLSDTDLGAISLYGSNDQVLNRAKLEDNAHLLPKGAETVEIEGGNHASFGTYGPQNGDGEATITPADQQTQTADAIDAYIRSLTPKDSEADQPIFTNPSEYETIQNTSATAA, encoded by the coding sequence ATGGAAACGAACGACCCCGCATCTTCACCCGAAACCGTCGACGCCGCCGCCCGGCGCGGCAAACCGCGCACGCTCGTCGTCGTGCTGGTTGCCCTCGGCATCCTGCTGTGCGTGCTGGCGGCCGCGTTCCTCGCGTACGCGAGCGACTCGTACCACGACCTGGACGCGAACCATCGCAACCTCGTATCCACCGAGACGCTGCCCGTCCAGCAGGGCGACGGCTACCTGGCGTTCGGCGACCCGAACGCGGAGATCGGGCTCGTGTTCTACCCGGGCGCGAAAGTGGAGTACAGCGCGTACGCGCCGCTCATGCGCGATCTGGCGGAGCGCGGCTACCTGGCCGTGGTGGTGCAGATGCCGTTCAACTTCGCCTTCTTCGACATCAACGCCGCCGACCGCGTGCGCGCGGACTTCCCCGCCGTCGAAACGTGGTGGGTGGGCGGCCATTCGCTGGGCGGCTCGATGGCGGCGCAGTACGCGGCCGACCATGCCGACGACGGCGCACTCGACGGCCTCGTGCTGCTGGGTTCCTACTCCGCGAGCGACCTATCGGACACCGACCTGGGCGCGATCTCCCTGTACGGCTCGAACGACCAGGTGCTCAACCGCGCCAAGCTCGAGGACAACGCCCACCTGCTACCCAAGGGAGCTGAAACCGTGGAGATCGAAGGCGGCAACCATGCGAGCTTCGGCACCTACGGCCCGCAAAACGGAGACGGAGAGGCCACCATCACCCCCGCCGACCAGCAAACCCAAACCGCCGACGCCATCGACGCTTACATACGGAGCCTCACTCCCAAGGACAGCGAGGCCGATCAGCCCATCTTCACGAACCCGAGCGAGTACGAAACGATCCAGAACACGAGCGCAACCGCCGCGTAA
- a CDS encoding DHA2 family efflux MFS transporter permease subunit translates to MEQANPTDQEVDGLPKRQRTVVLAVMMAGTTAACISQSMMIAALPTIMHEYGVNASLGQLLTTSYIFTLGLISAMTAYLVHRVNSKNLFIASMMCFVVGCAAALVAPNYPLLLISRLLQAGGAGIALPLIQVVALSVYPKSEYGRAMGLVGLIIGFAPAIGPTVSSFLIDFWGWRSVFVVLGAVTVVVVALSFFVLTDAVKREGPRERFDAPSGLLYTVGFCAIMLGTTVMESDGTFDLVSLAALAGGAGALFAFARRQLRIAHPLLKLSCFRNRTFAVSTMLVMVSQMAFMAGSIMVPLFVQDVQGGSATVSGLTILPGAVLLGFLNPVTGRLLDRHGARPLIVVGSIVMAAGTLAFAACDASTPEWAVTVLYGVRTVGVACLMMPMTAHACAALPLEDIAQGTAIITSFRQIFGALSSSALIAVMAWTSANELGVDAFGFGVSFEVQAALIVAGFIAGMAFLPRKTRLHRN, encoded by the coding sequence ATGGAGCAAGCGAACCCAACAGATCAGGAGGTCGATGGGCTGCCGAAACGGCAGCGCACCGTGGTGCTCGCGGTCATGATGGCCGGCACCACCGCCGCGTGCATCTCGCAGAGCATGATGATCGCCGCGCTGCCCACCATCATGCACGAGTACGGCGTGAACGCCTCGCTCGGCCAGCTGCTCACCACGTCCTACATCTTCACGCTCGGCCTCATCTCGGCCATGACGGCGTACCTCGTCCACCGCGTCAACTCGAAGAACCTGTTCATCGCCTCCATGATGTGCTTCGTCGTCGGCTGCGCCGCCGCGCTCGTGGCTCCGAACTACCCGTTGTTGCTGATATCGCGCCTGCTGCAAGCGGGAGGCGCGGGCATCGCGCTGCCGCTCATCCAGGTGGTGGCGCTGTCGGTGTATCCGAAAAGCGAGTACGGCCGCGCGATGGGCCTCGTGGGCCTCATCATCGGCTTCGCGCCCGCCATCGGGCCCACCGTGTCGAGCTTTCTCATCGACTTCTGGGGCTGGCGGTCGGTGTTCGTGGTGCTGGGCGCGGTGACGGTCGTCGTCGTGGCGCTCTCGTTCTTCGTGCTCACCGACGCGGTGAAGCGCGAAGGGCCGCGCGAGCGCTTCGATGCGCCGTCGGGCCTGCTGTACACGGTGGGCTTCTGCGCCATCATGCTGGGCACGACGGTGATGGAGTCCGACGGCACCTTCGACCTTGTGTCGCTGGCGGCGCTCGCGGGCGGGGCCGGGGCGCTCTTCGCGTTCGCTCGCCGCCAGCTGCGCATCGCGCATCCCCTGCTCAAGCTCTCGTGCTTCCGCAATCGCACGTTCGCCGTGTCGACGATGCTCGTGATGGTGTCGCAGATGGCGTTCATGGCCGGGTCCATCATGGTGCCTCTGTTCGTGCAGGACGTGCAGGGCGGCAGCGCCACGGTTTCGGGGCTGACCATCCTGCCGGGCGCGGTGCTGCTGGGGTTCTTGAACCCGGTGACGGGACGGCTGCTCGACCGCCATGGCGCGCGGCCCCTCATCGTGGTAGGGAGCATCGTGATGGCGGCAGGCACGCTGGCGTTCGCGGCGTGCGACGCGAGCACCCCCGAGTGGGCGGTGACCGTGCTGTACGGCGTGCGCACCGTGGGGGTCGCGTGTCTCATGATGCCGATGACCGCCCACGCCTGCGCGGCGCTGCCTCTCGAGGACATCGCGCAGGGCACGGCCATCATCACGTCGTTCCGCCAGATATTCGGCGCGCTCTCGTCGTCGGCGCTCATCGCCGTCATGGCCTGGACGTCGGCCAACGAGCTGGGTGTGGACGCTTTCGGCTTCGGCGTGAGCTTCGAGGTGCAAGCGGCGCTCATCGTGGCGGGCTTCATCGCCGGGATGGCGTTTCTGCCGCGGAAAACGCGGCTGCATCGGAATTAG
- a CDS encoding M48 family metallopeptidase yields the protein MSPRARSARSQAQASQPPIELVVDGLVVRLTRKRIKNLNLRIHRSGGFVEVSAPTYVRDRDVERFVREKRPWIDAKLAQVAASPAAVAAEAAPEQVAAWRAVVEACVPALVEAWEPIMGVKAGTLAYRNMTSRWGSCQPSTGRICINVRLALYPPECLEYVVVHELCHLLERGHGPRFKALMDAFMPDWRTRRAKLR from the coding sequence ATGAGCCCGCGGGCGCGTTCGGCGCGCTCGCAAGCGCAGGCGTCGCAGCCGCCCATCGAGCTCGTGGTGGACGGCCTGGTCGTGCGGCTCACACGCAAACGCATCAAGAACCTCAACTTGCGCATTCATCGCAGCGGCGGCTTCGTGGAGGTGTCGGCTCCGACGTACGTGCGCGATCGGGACGTGGAGCGGTTCGTGCGCGAGAAGCGCCCGTGGATCGACGCGAAGCTCGCCCAGGTCGCCGCATCGCCGGCCGCCGTGGCGGCCGAGGCTGCGCCGGAGCAGGTGGCGGCGTGGCGCGCCGTGGTGGAGGCGTGCGTTCCCGCGCTCGTGGAGGCGTGGGAGCCCATCATGGGCGTGAAGGCGGGCACGCTGGCGTACCGCAACATGACGAGCCGCTGGGGCAGCTGCCAGCCGTCCACGGGTCGCATCTGCATCAACGTGCGCCTCGCGCTCTACCCGCCCGAATGCCTCGAGTACGTGGTGGTCCACGAGCTGTGCCACCTGCTGGAGCGCGGCCACGGCCCGCGTTTCAAGGCCCTCATGGACGCGTTCATGCCCGACTGGCGCACCCGCCGCGCGAAGCTGCGGTAG
- a CDS encoding MATE family efflux transporter, whose translation MTRPFARYVSLNVLGMVGLSAYILADTFFIANGVGSDGLAALNFSIVLYTVLQATGLMLGIGAATEFQVCSARGDRAGANRVFSTALVMAGAAAAVLLVGVEAFAAPLSSLLGADEATLPLTETYLRTIFAFAPLFLLNNVLLPFVRNDGSPQLSMAAMLVGSLGNIALDALFIFGFGWGMFGAAFATGFAPLMSLAVLSVHFLRRKNTFRPVRLRLRARLMGHIAALGFSSFVVELSGGLVLLVLNLVILAFEGTIGVAAYGVVANFAFVANALFVGIAQGIQPLASNAYARGNARDVRAVLRLALLTALVIAAVTYAAVALAAEPLALAFNRDNDPQLTALAVDGMRVYFLGYFFAGANIVAAAFFSAVEKPARGLAISIVRGLPAMLAFAAALAALFGMAGVWATFPAAEAATFALTAAFLVRFVRGAREPRAVAP comes from the coding sequence ATGACGCGCCCGTTCGCGCGCTACGTGTCGCTCAACGTGCTGGGCATGGTGGGCCTGTCGGCGTACATCCTGGCGGACACGTTCTTCATCGCGAACGGGGTGGGCTCGGACGGCCTCGCGGCGCTCAATTTCTCCATCGTGCTGTACACGGTGCTGCAGGCCACGGGCCTCATGCTGGGCATCGGCGCGGCCACCGAGTTCCAAGTGTGCTCCGCGCGCGGCGATCGCGCGGGGGCGAACCGCGTGTTCTCCACGGCGCTCGTCATGGCGGGCGCTGCTGCGGCAGTGTTGCTCGTAGGGGTTGAGGCGTTCGCTGCGCCGCTGTCGTCGCTGCTCGGCGCCGACGAGGCGACGCTGCCGCTGACCGAGACGTACCTGCGCACCATCTTCGCGTTCGCCCCGCTGTTCCTGCTGAACAACGTGCTGCTGCCGTTCGTGCGCAACGACGGCAGCCCGCAGCTGTCCATGGCGGCCATGCTCGTGGGAAGCCTCGGGAACATCGCGCTCGACGCGCTGTTCATCTTCGGCTTCGGATGGGGCATGTTCGGGGCGGCGTTCGCCACGGGGTTCGCACCGCTCATGAGCTTGGCCGTGCTGTCGGTCCACTTCCTGCGGCGGAAGAACACGTTCCGCCCGGTGCGCTTGCGTTTGCGCGCGCGGCTGATGGGACACATCGCGGCGCTCGGGTTCTCGTCGTTCGTGGTGGAGCTGTCGGGCGGCCTCGTGCTGCTCGTGCTCAACCTCGTCATCCTCGCGTTCGAGGGCACCATCGGCGTGGCGGCCTACGGGGTGGTGGCGAACTTCGCGTTCGTGGCGAACGCCCTGTTCGTGGGCATCGCGCAGGGCATCCAGCCGCTGGCCAGCAACGCGTACGCGCGTGGCAACGCCCGCGACGTGCGCGCGGTGCTGCGCCTGGCGCTGCTGACGGCCCTCGTCATCGCCGCGGTCACGTACGCGGCGGTGGCGCTTGCCGCCGAGCCGCTGGCGCTCGCGTTCAATCGCGACAACGACCCGCAGCTCACCGCGCTCGCCGTGGACGGCATGCGGGTGTACTTCCTCGGGTACTTCTTCGCGGGGGCGAACATCGTGGCGGCGGCGTTCTTCAGCGCGGTGGAGAAGCCGGCGCGCGGCCTGGCCATCTCCATCGTGCGCGGGCTCCCGGCCATGCTCGCGTTCGCTGCAGCGCTGGCGGCGCTGTTCGGCATGGCGGGCGTGTGGGCCACGTTCCCGGCTGCCGAAGCGGCCACGTTCGCGCTGACCGCCGCGTTCCTCGTGCGGTTCGTGCGCGGCGCGCGCGAGCCGCGGGCGGTGGCCCCATGA
- the rsmI gene encoding 16S rRNA (cytidine(1402)-2'-O)-methyltransferase: MAGKLIICPTPIGNLGDMTERALEALRTADVVCAEDTRVTGKLLAAYRIEKRLERLDEALIGERAASLVERVGAGEMIAYCSDAGMPGVSDPGLRLVRAAREADVPVEVLPGPTAAATAYVASGSANPRFYFGGFFPRKDAERRATVESLRALDAALLFYESPNRLVAALDALAAVLPHREIAVCRELTKLHEEVVRGPLPQVRDVFAAREREGAGIKGEIVLVIEGPSAAEDAAAEQDAEAAARERAVELKAAGARNKEIARAIAEEFGVARNVAYDIALGA, from the coding sequence ATGGCCGGCAAGCTCATCATATGCCCGACGCCCATCGGCAACCTGGGCGACATGACCGAGCGTGCGCTCGAAGCGCTGCGCACGGCCGACGTCGTGTGTGCCGAAGACACGCGCGTGACGGGCAAGCTGCTGGCCGCCTATCGTATCGAGAAGCGCCTCGAACGCCTGGACGAGGCGCTCATCGGCGAGCGCGCTGCCTCGCTCGTGGAGCGCGTCGGCGCGGGCGAGATGATCGCCTATTGCTCGGACGCCGGCATGCCGGGCGTGTCGGATCCGGGGCTGCGCCTCGTGCGCGCGGCCCGCGAGGCCGACGTGCCGGTTGAGGTGCTCCCGGGCCCCACCGCCGCGGCGACGGCGTACGTGGCCAGCGGCAGCGCGAACCCGCGCTTTTACTTCGGCGGCTTCTTCCCGCGCAAGGATGCCGAGCGGCGCGCTACGGTGGAGAGCTTGCGCGCGCTCGACGCGGCGCTGTTGTTCTACGAGAGCCCGAACCGCCTCGTGGCCGCCCTCGACGCGCTCGCAGCCGTGCTGCCGCATCGCGAGATCGCCGTGTGCCGCGAGCTGACGAAGCTGCACGAGGAAGTGGTGCGCGGCCCGTTGCCGCAGGTTCGCGACGTGTTCGCGGCGCGCGAGCGGGAGGGCGCGGGCATCAAGGGCGAGATCGTGCTCGTGATCGAAGGCCCGAGCGCCGCCGAGGACGCCGCTGCCGAGCAGGACGCCGAAGCCGCCGCGCGCGAGCGGGCCGTCGAGCTCAAGGCCGCAGGTGCGCGCAACAAGGAGATCGCGCGCGCCATCGCCGAGGAGTTCGGCGTCGCGCGCAACGTTGCGTACGACATCGCGCTGGGAGCGTAG
- a CDS encoding alpha/beta hydrolase has protein sequence MQQQLTKQTSEGFLLVGRIDAPERPKAAVVIVHGLCEHFGRYDYVAERLLEAGYAVVRFDHRGHGRSMGKKVWYDDRMQIVSDTDLFVEEARAQFPGLPVFMIGHSMGGFGTASYGTAHPGKLAGYVLSGAWTRDHAGLASGAVDQGLDPETYLPNELGDGVCSDPAVGEAYLADPFVIKEFSVALLRAVHDGHLWLREQAAAFADPVILLHGADDGLVDPQDSIDMFREVSSVDKSLRIYAGLRHEIFNEFKKDRVIRDAVEWLDDHLG, from the coding sequence ATGCAGCAGCAACTGACGAAACAGACCTCTGAAGGCTTCCTGCTGGTCGGGCGCATCGACGCGCCGGAGCGACCGAAGGCGGCAGTCGTCATCGTCCACGGCCTGTGCGAGCACTTCGGACGGTACGACTACGTGGCGGAACGGCTGCTGGAGGCAGGGTACGCCGTCGTGCGCTTCGACCATCGCGGACACGGACGATCCATGGGGAAGAAAGTGTGGTACGACGATCGCATGCAGATCGTGTCCGACACCGACTTGTTCGTCGAGGAGGCGCGCGCCCAGTTCCCCGGGCTGCCGGTGTTCATGATCGGCCACTCGATGGGCGGTTTCGGCACTGCCAGCTACGGCACCGCGCATCCCGGCAAGCTGGCCGGCTACGTGCTGTCGGGCGCCTGGACACGCGACCATGCGGGCCTGGCCTCCGGCGCGGTCGATCAGGGGCTCGATCCCGAGACGTACCTGCCCAACGAGCTGGGCGACGGCGTATGCTCCGACCCCGCCGTGGGCGAGGCGTACCTGGCCGACCCCTTCGTGATCAAGGAGTTCTCAGTGGCGCTGCTGCGCGCCGTGCACGACGGCCATCTCTGGCTGCGCGAGCAGGCCGCCGCGTTCGCCGACCCGGTCATCCTGCTGCACGGCGCCGACGACGGCCTGGTCGATCCGCAGGACAGCATCGACATGTTCCGCGAAGTCTCGTCGGTGGACAAGTCGCTTCGCATCTACGCGGGCCTGCGCCACGAGATATTCAACGAGTTCAAGAAGGATCGCGTCATCCGCGACGCCGTCGAGTGGCTCGACGATCACCTCGGGTAG